Proteins encoded together in one Sceloporus undulatus isolate JIND9_A2432 ecotype Alabama chromosome 4, SceUnd_v1.1, whole genome shotgun sequence window:
- the LOC121929003 gene encoding vitellogenin-2-like produces the protein MNEPYPALPKFVSSFERLHCKLQVSGMVTETKCPIGSILGVNQKIKDTERKLPGFKDIPLERPLLAANLKILGQEVMFFTPEETMQLKKLGEERLLGPQALGMVYQIIQNIDQQITQALILEVRHIVPTSLGIPFEVSAAGIAMVHSSLKAKAAGNDEGQKMVREQLQLESHVVFQGYGKLIWGINTDFCQHIVEITSQFRIQSSLKMDATWDVKARNFKVEIEPIHEEYELAEARHEAHVVRRHLNSEKKSPVLPERPVEDILTEEFKPRKDDVKQSRSSYKPSPRDTCITFHIYPVKVCLETMKKRKDVMPLRNTWMHFLCETHEVRLLMTPVVAMEKIKWEIQQVLELPRLKRQAKHHGGRDECQNFPIPPKGQDAICTTEYAPVCGSDGETYPNKCSFCIAKRASGNTITIEHDGQCEQEEDECRNYPAPPKGKDNPCTREYDPVCGSDHETYPNLCTFCNVKRKSGNEITVEHEGECEQEGGKKSQKKPSWQSKKQDPDSFGNPDSSSSSSGSPSFSPSSSSSSEPATKKRQERRRGDSSDSSDNSSNSDSSDSSDTSSSESKGPRHRGNKRLYQQKTKDRSSSSSDTMSNDSSDTRSSSESDEILEKGQRREIYQYTFRPVKLMTIKRRRSFIHGPRNSDSGAPLPHSSLSSEEDIDYSVSIGTCSFQQL, from the exons ATGAATGAGCCATATCCTGCCCTTCCAAAGTTCGTTTCTTCTTTTGAAAGGTTACACTGCAAGTTGCAGGTCTCAGGAATGGTTACGGAAACTAAATGTCCCATTGGATCAATACTCGGGGTGAACCAGAAGATAAAAGATACCGAAAGAAAG CTGCCAGGATTCAAAGACATACCTCTTGAAAGACCTTTATTGGCTGCTAATTTAAAAATTTTAGGCCAAGAAGTCATGTTCTTCACTCCTGAAGAAACAATGCAACTTAAGAAG CTTGGGGAAGAAAGACTACTTGGGCCTCAAGCCTTAGGAATGGTCTATCAGATCATCCAAAATATTGATCAGCAAATTACCCAAGCTCTGATTCTGGAGGTTCGGCACATAGTTCCTACCTCTCTTGGTATTCCATTTGAAGTAAGCGCCGCTGGCATCGCCATGGTACATAGTTCATTAAAAG CAAAAGCAGCGGGAAATGATGAAGGTCAGAAGATGGTCCGTGAGCAACTTCAGCTTGAGAGCCATGTTGT CTTCCAAGGTTATGGCAAACTCATCTGGGGAATTAATACAGATTTCTGCCAGCATATTGTGGAAATCACAAGCCAATTCCGTATCCAAAGCTCCCTGAAAATGGATGCCACATGGGATGTGAAAGCTCGGAACTTCAAAGTTGAGATTGAACCAATCCATGAGGAATATGAACTGGCAGAGGCAAG GCACGAGGCACACGTTGTAAGAAGACATCTGAATTCTGAGAAGAAGTCTCCAGTTCTTCCCGAAAGGCCTGTTGAGGATATCTTGACAGAAGAGTTCAAACCAAGAAAAGATGATGTTAAA CAATCAAGGTCATCCTACAAACCCAGCCCTAGAGACACCTGCATTACATTCCATATCTACCCTGTGAAGGTCTGCTTGGAGAccatgaagaaaagaaaggatgtCATGCCCCTACGGAACACATGGATGCACTTCTTATGTGAAACCCATGAAGTGAGGCTTCTGATGACACCAG TTGTTGCTATGGAGAAGATCAAATGGGAAATCCAACAGGTCCTTGAATTACCCAGGTTGAAAAGACAGGCAAAACATCATGGAGGAAGG GATGAGTGCCAGAATTTCCCAATTCCACCCAAGGGCCAGGATGCTATCTGCACAACTGAGTATGCACCTGTCTGTGGCAGTGATGGTGAGACCTACCCAAACAAATGTAGCTTTTGCATTGCTAAACG GGCAAGTGGAAACACGATCACAATAGAACATGATGGTCAATGTGAGCAAGAGGAG GATGAGTGCCGCAACTATCCAGCTCCACCTAAGGGGAAGGATAACCCATGCACACGCGAGTATGACCCTGTCTGTGGCAGTGATCACGAAACGTATCCAAACCTGTGTACCTTCTGTAATGTCAAAAG GAAAAGTGGAAACGAGATCACAGTAGAACATGAAGGTGAATGCGAGCAAGAG GGTGGAAAGAAATCTCAGAAGAAACCTTCCTGGCAATCCAAAAAGCAAGATCCTGACTCCTTTGGAAACCCAGATAGTTCCAGCTCTTCTTCTGGCTCCCCCAGTTTTTCCCCCTCTagctcttcctcttctgaacccGCTactaaaaaaagacaagaaagaaggaggggagaCAGCAGTGACAGCAGTGACAACTCCAGCAACAGTGACAGCAGCGATAGCAGTGACACCAGCAGCAGTGAAAGCAAGGGTCCACGTCACAGGGGAAACAAGCGCCTGTACCAACAGAAAACCAAAGACAGATCTTCTAGCAGCAGTGACACCATGAGCAATGACAGCAGTGACACCAGAAGCAGCAGCGAAAGTGATGAGATTTTGGAAAAG ggacagCGACGAGAGATTTATCAATATACTTTCAGACCAGTGAAACTGATG